The DNA window CGGCAGCGGCGAGAGTGCCAATCCCTGCATTGATGGTCGCTGCTCCGGCAAGACCTGATTCGAATCTCACAAAATACGACCGAACGGAGCGCATTGATGAATCTTTACCATGTTTCCGGTTGGGGAAAAAGGGGTGGACCCGATGCCCACCCCTTGAACCGGGATGCGTGTCCGGGGCCGTTCCCCGAACCTCGTGTGCAGCATAGCCCCGGTTTTCGTGAAAAATGGGAAATGTCGGTGAATGTAAGGTAAAAGCATTGGATCGGTATGAAAAATCAACTTGACAGGGGGCCTGTCTGTGCGGTGAAAAGAACGGTTCCAGTGTCCCTTTGCCCATGTGTCCAAGGCTTTTATTTGAGAACCAACTCTGCTATGCTGGTTCTTTCAACGAAACAGAGGTGAATTATGAAGATATATCAGAGGATTTTCATCGTCCTGGCCCTGTCGTTGGCATTGGTGGCTTGCTCAAACGAATCCGAAACCAAGCCCGAGGCTGATCAGTCCGGTCAGAAGACCGTGTCGCAAACCGCGTCTCAGCCTGAGCTGAAAGTTTCACCCTCGAACGGTTCATACCCGTTCATGGGCGTGGCGGAACTGGATGCGTTCCTCGCCGCCAATACCGGCAAGCCGACCATGGTGTTTTTCTGGGCCACATGGTGTCCCTCCTGTAAAAAGGAACTTCCCGAACTGGAACAGTTGCACGCAACCCACGGTGAACAGGTCAATATCATTGCCTTGTCCGTGGATGAACGCGTGGAGAATCTGGATAAATTCTTTAGCAAGGGCAGTATCGATCTGCCCGTGTACTGGGGCGACCAGGCTCTTGCCGCCAAGTACAAGGTGGAGGCCATTCCCACCATGGTTATTTTCGACACGACCGGAAAGCAGATCTTTGCACAGGCCGGTGTTTTCCCTCACTCCATGCTGGTCGCCATGGTCAAAAAACTCACAGAACAGTAGGTTTCATGATTCGCAAGGCTCGTATAAATGATGTCAAGGCCATTCACGGTTTGCTCATGCATACCGATGAACATGACGCATTGGTCCTCCCCCGGTCCTTCAGTCAGTTGTATTCGCACCTGCGCGACTTTGTGGTCGCCGTGGATGAAAACGACGCTGTTATCGGGTGTTGTGCCCTCAGTCTGATTTGGGAAAATCTGTCAGAGATTCGTTCTCTGGTGGTCCTTCCCGTGCATCGAGGCAAGCAGTTGGGCCGACGATTGGTGGAAACCTGTTTGGAGGAGTCCGTGGCTCTTGGAATCCACAAGGTTTACACCTTGACCGAGGAAACCAGTTTCTTTGCACACCTCGGCTTTGTCGAGGAAGGCATGGAAAATTTGAACCAGAAGATTTTCATCGACTGCATGAACTGTCCGAGGTTCCCCGACCATTGCAACGAAGTCGCTATGACAATTAATCTCTAAAATAAGATACAGTTACGATGCCACACAAATTGACACCGTTTATTCCCGCAGAAAAAATCGCTGCGCGCGTCGAGGTTTTGGGCCGTGAAATTACGGAATCCTATGACGGTGACGGCCCGTTGGTCTGCATTTGCGTGCTCAAGGGTGCCTTCCTCTTTTTTGCCGATGTGATCCGAAAGATCGATCGCGACATTGAAGTCGATTTCGTCCGTCTGGCCAGTTACGGGACCGCCACATCCAGGTCCGAAGACATTGTTTTTTCCAAGGACCTGGAAGTTTCCATCGAAGGCAAGGACGTGCTTGTCATCGAAGATATCGTGGATACCGGCCATTCCATGGATTTTCTTTTGCATGTTTTGCGACGGAGAAATCCAAAGAGTTTGAAAATTTGTGCACTTATTGATAAGCATGAGCGACGGGAACTGGGCGTGAGCGTCGATTTTCCCGGTTTCAAGTTGAGCGACGGGTTTATTGTCGGCTATGGTTTGGACTATGCCGAGCGATACCGAGAGCTTGATGGAATTTATGAATTGTCCACGGCTTCCGATAACTAACCAACCGGATTTTCTGGAGATCGAAATATGATCGTCACCTGCCCGAATTGCGAGACCCGATACAATCTGCCCGACGATAAAATTCCTGCGGGTGGAGCCAAGGTCAAATGCTCCAAGTGCGCGCAAGTATTCAAGGCCGAACTTCCGCCGGTCACGCCTGAAGAGGAAGTGGAAGCACTCCTCGATGAAGATGGGCAGGGTGGAGAGACGCAGGCCGGGGATGCTTTTGACCAGGCTTTTCAGGATGTCGCCGCAGGTGAGGCTCCTTCGGAAGAGGTGCCCTCTGGGGATGCCGAGGTCCCGGAAGAGCAGGGTGACGAGATTTCAGATGAGCCGACTGGTGATGATTCGTCCACGGACGAACCGCAGGATGATCCCTTTGCCGGGTTTGATCTTCCGTCGGATTCGGCGGACACTCCCGACGACTCCGTTGATACAGATGATCTGCCGGATACGGACGATCTTTTTGATGATGCCGAAGCATCTTTGCCCGACCCGGACGAAGGTTCTGCGCCGTCACCGTCTATTGGTGAAGACGAGGATATTTT is part of the Pseudodesulfovibrio sp. JC047 genome and encodes:
- a CDS encoding TlpA disulfide reductase family protein, with the protein product MKIYQRIFIVLALSLALVACSNESETKPEADQSGQKTVSQTASQPELKVSPSNGSYPFMGVAELDAFLAANTGKPTMVFFWATWCPSCKKELPELEQLHATHGEQVNIIALSVDERVENLDKFFSKGSIDLPVYWGDQALAAKYKVEAIPTMVIFDTTGKQIFAQAGVFPHSMLVAMVKKLTEQ
- a CDS encoding N-acetyltransferase; translated protein: MIRKARINDVKAIHGLLMHTDEHDALVLPRSFSQLYSHLRDFVVAVDENDAVIGCCALSLIWENLSEIRSLVVLPVHRGKQLGRRLVETCLEESVALGIHKVYTLTEETSFFAHLGFVEEGMENLNQKIFIDCMNCPRFPDHCNEVAMTINL
- the hpt gene encoding hypoxanthine phosphoribosyltransferase, with translation MPHKLTPFIPAEKIAARVEVLGREITESYDGDGPLVCICVLKGAFLFFADVIRKIDRDIEVDFVRLASYGTATSRSEDIVFSKDLEVSIEGKDVLVIEDIVDTGHSMDFLLHVLRRRNPKSLKICALIDKHERRELGVSVDFPGFKLSDGFIVGYGLDYAERYRELDGIYELSTASDN